The DNA sequence AAAGCAACCTGTTAAAATACGGTTAGTATCTATTAAAATATTAACATTTACCGTTTTGAAATTCACCTAGTTTTGAATAAATATTATTTGATATGAGTACAAAACTAAACTGGGAAGGGATTTATCCTGCTGTATTAACTCCTTTTACCAAAGAAGGTGAGATAGACTTTGAAATGTTTGCTCTCAATACAGAAGCCCAGATTAAAGCAGGCGTTCACGGAATTATCCTTGCAGGAACATTAGGAGAAGCCAGTGCACTGGAAACTGAAGAAAAATTTGAGTTGCTTAAATATGCAAAAAAAATAACGCAGGGAAGAATTCCTGTCATTCTTAACCTTTCTGAAAATACTACCAAAAATGCAGTAAACTTTGCACAAAAAGCCAAAGAATTTGGGGCAGACGGTCTGATGCTTCTTCCGCCAATGCGTTACAAAGCCGATAATCATGAAGTCGTAGAATATTTCAAAGCAGTGGCTTCCGCTACGGACCTTCCAATCCTGATCTATAACAATCCGGTTGATTATGGAATTTATGTCACCCTTGAAATGTTTGAGGAACTTATTGAATACCCAACCATTCAGGCTGTTAAAGAATCTACTAGAGATCTTGCGAATGTAACCAGAATGATCAACCGCTTTGGAAAAAGAATTAAAATTCTTGGAGGGGTAGATACTATTTGCCTTGAAACCCTCATGCTTGGCGCAGACGGACTTGTAGCAGGTCTTGTAGATGCTTTCCCT is a window from the Chryseobacterium indologenes genome containing:
- a CDS encoding dihydrodipicolinate synthase family protein, which encodes MSTKLNWEGIYPAVLTPFTKEGEIDFEMFALNTEAQIKAGVHGIILAGTLGEASALETEEKFELLKYAKKITQGRIPVILNLSENTTKNAVNFAQKAKEFGADGLMLLPPMRYKADNHEVVEYFKAVASATDLPILIYNNPVDYGIYVTLEMFEELIEYPTIQAVKESTRDLANVTRMINRFGKRIKILGGVDTICLETLMLGADGLVAGLVDAFPYETMAMYNYVKANEYDKAVAIYRWFMPLLELDIHPKLIQYIKLAATAEGISNPYVRAPRLELHGEEAERIQKIIEEGRVNRPKLLTPEIQI